A region of the Vibrio chagasii genome:
ACGGATTACCAGGTGCAATTTGGTACGGCAAGCAGACTGTGACGGTTGCTCCGGGCGAGGTTTTGAACCTACCTATCAGTCTAGGTGCCGATCCTGAGAAACTGAGCTCACCTGTTTCGACAATTCAGTTTATACTCTCGGATAATGAAGAGTTTACGATGGAAGTAGAAAGCCGCTTTATCAAGAAGCTCTGATACTAATCACACACGATTGGTATAACACCTAATAAATGGAAAAAGGCTCAGTAATGAGCCTTTTTTATTATATGACGATGCAAGCCTTTAACTTTGATAACCTGACCCCCGACTTCATGTGGTACGCACTGGAGAGCATTGGGGTACGAGCTGAGTCCGGGCTCCTTGCTCTGAACAGCTACGAAAACCGGGTCTATCAATTCACCGATGAAGACCGTAAACGCTACGTCGTTAAGTTTTATCGCCCTCAGCGCTGGAACAAAGCACAGATCCAAGAAGAACATGACTTCGCACTGGAGCTCATCGACCAAGAAATTCCCATCGCGCCTCCAATGCGTATCAATGGTGCTACCTTGCATGAGTATCAAGGCTACCTGTTCGCGCTATTTGAGAGCGTCGGTGGCAGACAGTATGAAGTGGATAATCTGGAGCAATTAGAAGGCGTTGGCCGTTTCCTTGGCAGAATTCATAAGGCGAGTGCAGCGAAAACCTTTCAGCATCGTCCGACGATCAGCCTAAATGAATATCTGCATCAACCACGTAAGATATTAGAAAACTCTCAGTTTATCCCGATGCATCTAGAGAGCGCCTTCTTTAACGACATCGACTTGCTGATCAAAGAGTTAGAGAGTCAATGGCCGAACAACGTTGAGAACATCCGCCTGCATGGTGATTGCCACCCAGGTAATATCTTATGGCGCGATGGACCAATGTTCGTCGATCTCGATGATGCACGTAACGGCCCAGCCGTCCAAGACCTATGGATGCTGCTCAATGGTGAACGCCAAGATAAGCTGATGCAACTGGATATTCTGCTAGAGAATTACCAAGAGTTTTGCGATTTTAATAGCTCACAACTGAAACTAATTGAGCCCCTGCGCGGTCTACGTATGGTGCATTACATGGCATGGTTAGCTAAGCGATGGGACGACCCAGCGTTTCCGTTGGCCTTCCCATGGTTCAATGACCCTAAATATTGGGAGCAACAAGTACTTGCTTGTAAAGAACAAATTGCTACCCTGCAAGAGCCACCACTTTCGTTAATGCCTCAGTGGTAACCGCAATCGCAACATATAACTAGATAAAAATTCAAACATAATGGAGATTGAATAAATGAAAAAGCTATTCGCATTTTTCTCATTGATCATGTTGAGCCTGTCAGCTCACGCTGCGAAATTTAACGAAGGTGAGCACTATAAAGTTCTTGATCTAAAAGCATCAAAGAAACCTATGGTAACTGAATTCTTCTCGTTCTACTGCCCACACTGTAATAGCTTTGAACCTATCATCCAGCAGCTAAAACAGCAGTTACCGAAAGACGCTACGCTGCAGAAAAACCATGTTTCATTCATGGGTGGCAAGATGGGCCTGCCAATGAGCAAAGCTTACGCGACTATGATTGCACTAAAAGTCGAAGACAAAATGGTACCAGTGATGTTTAACCGCATTCACAATATGCGCAAGCCACCACGCGATGAAGCAGAACTGCGTCAAATCTTTATAGATGAAGGGATTGATGCGAAGAAGTTTGATGCGGCTTACAACGGCTTTGCAGTAGATTCCATGGTTCGTCGCTTTGATAAAGCATTCAAAGATAGCGGCCTTTCTGGTGTTCCTGCCGTTATAGTAAATAATCGTTACCTAGTAGAAGCACAAGGCATCAACGGCCTAGATGAATACTTCGAATTGGTTAACTTCTTACTGAAAAAGTAAAAAATCAAAATCCAAATTAAGGAAGCTTTGGCTTCCTTTTTTGCACCAGGCACTTTTTAGTTATCTCTCACAAAAATATTGTTTGGGGACACGGTTCAGTCAAAACTTATAAGACACACGATAAAGTGAACTTTTAAGCGTTATTGTTTTCTACAGCTTTTTATCAATATCGATTTATTGCTACCAATCACTGGGGCAAGGAGCCTCTGAATGAAAATCAAATATACATTATTAGCGCTTAGTGTTGCCGCTGCGCCCGCATTTGCCAAGCTTGCTGATGAGCAAGGCTTCAGTGGTGAAATCTCTATCAACACAGGTGTCACATCTTCGACCTCAAACTTTAATACCGACGCTGACAGTAAGATCTCCTCAACCAATCAAAAAGCTTCGTCTGATAGCTCATTTTTAGTTTCACCTCTCGGCCACATTGCTTATACCTTTGGTGAAACGCTAAACCATCAGGTTTATACTGGTACTGCACGTGATGACGTGGCAACGGGTACTGTAGTGCTTGAGTTAGGTTATAAATACCAGCTTAATTCTGGCATGGTGATTGACGCATCCATTCTGCCGACGATAATGTCTGGTGAAACTTGGGCTGATCCATACAACACGAGCTCATCTCGCAGTAAAACCGATGAAACCGGAAATGCGTTCCGCCTAAAACTAGAGAGTATTGCTGGCTCTGCGTTCTCACTGGATATGGCTTATGCGACCAAAGATGTGAAAAGCGATTTAGTTGAAGACGCGCTAAAACGCGATGCCGATACCTTCTACATAAAAGGTCAGTATCGCCAACCTATCAGCAGCACCATGATGTTAGTGCCGTCTTTAATTTATCAATCCAGTGACGCAGAAGGCGATGCGGCATCGTTCGAACAGTTCGGTGGTGAGGTTAGCTTGTTTGGTGGTATGGGTCGTCACCAATACGCACTAACAGCGGGTTACAATCAGCGCTCTTACGATGCAAGCAGCATGACTTTCCAAAAGAAGCGCAGTGATGACAACATCAACCTATTCGCCGCATATGAATATGATCAATTCATGGATTGGGAAAACTGGTCGTTCGTCTCCCTTGCAGGTTACGGCACAAGCGACTCGAACATTACCTTCTATGATGAGTCTCAATACATCGTTTCAGTTGGCTTGAACTACAAGTTCTAATCCAACCAACACAGATAAACTATCAAACCAAAGCCTGCATCTATGCAGGCTTTTTTCTGCTTTTCACTACACAGCTTGTGCCGTAAGTTGCTTCAACAACCTATCCATCGCGCGGTAACCAAGTGCTTCCGATAAGTGTTTCTTTTCTATCTGTTCATGACCGTCCAAATCAGCGATGGTGCGTGCGACCTTGATGATTCGGTGATAGGCACGAATCGACAACCCTAAACGATGCAGCGCTGTCTCGAGAAACTCCGCATCTTCGCGTCGCAGTGGACAGTACTTTTCAATTTCTCGACTACCGAGCAGTGCATTCGATTTATGGTTCCTAGACAACATGGTTTGACGAGCCTGTTTAACCCTTTGCTTCACGACTTGGGTGGTTTCGCCGCGATCACCACCTTCAGCGAGCGTTCCTTTAGGCAGAAGTGGGATCTCTAGAGACATATCAAACCGATCAAGCAACGGACCTGATAGCCGATTGAGGTAGCGCAATATAATCTGCGGGTTAGCGCGTGCTTGATTACCCTCATAGTAACCAGTCGGGCTAGGGTTCAATGCTCCGATTAATTGGAAGCGCGCAGGAAAGCGAGTTTTGCCTGCCACCCGCGAGATTATGATTTCACCCGACTCCAGTGGTTCTCGCAATGAATCGAGCACCTTGCGCTCAAACTCGGGCATCTCATCAAGAAACAGTAGGCCATTATGCGCCAAAGAGATCTCGCCGGGCCGAGGTACAGAGCCACCACCTACCAGTGCCGCCATTGAACTCGAATGATGTGGAGCACGAAAAGGACGTTGCTTCCAGTTGTACTGATTAATCTCTTGTTGAGTCAAAGAGGCGACCGATGCCGTTTCCATCGCTTCGTCATCACTCATGTCAGGTAACAAATCACGCAGACGAGACGCCAACATGGTCTTGCCCGTTCCGGGAGGCCCGAGAAAAAGTAAGTTATGGTTACCCGCCGCTGCTATCTCCAACGCTCGCTTACCTTGTTGTTGACCAATGATGTCTTGCAAGTCGCGAAGCTCAGATACATCGACTTGATGTTGCTCAGTGCGATACAACCCCAATTGAGCCTGTCCACAAATATCCGCACAAACTTCTAACAGGGTTTGAGCCGACTTATGGGCCCCCTTACCCACTAGGGCCGCCTGATCGCCATTGTGATGCGGTACAACCAAACAGCGCTCGACACTGTCCGCAGCCAATGTCGCTGGTAGTACTCCTTTCACTGAACGCAGCTCTCCAGACAGTGCCAACTCACCAATAAATTCATGCTGCGCTATTTTTGATGTGGGTAACTGATCAGAGGCGACCAAAATCCCAAGCGCGATTGGCAAATCAAAACGACCTCCCTCTTTGGGCAAATCCGCAGGAGCAAGGTTGACCGTGATTCTTTTCGATGGAAACTCAAAGCGAGAATTAATGATGGCACTTCTGACTCTATCCTTGGACTCTTTAACCGTTGTCTCAGGTAAGCCCACCAGCGTGAAACCGGGCATTCCGTTACTAATATGCACCTCAACCGTCACTTCTGGCGCCTCAACCCCCACACTAGCCCGACTATGAATTATCGCGAGTCCCATAAGTTTCCTTTCTCTTTGATTTAAAAGTATTCGCTCTGGATATTCGTTGCGCACCAAAGCAATAAGATTGTTATATAGCTTGGTGGAATGGTGTTTTAATGTGAAAAAAGAATGACATTTTCCTTGTCATGCGACAGATTTGTGTGATAACACTAGAGATGTAGACATTTACTGAACAGAATAAACAAGAAAACTCGAATTATATGAACTTTAACGCTCGCATTTACGCACTGATTAACCTGATTATCGTAGTCATTATTGAGACTGCGCGGGGGCGAGTGGGAAAAAAGTAACCACGAATTAGAAAAAACCCCCGCACTGACAAGTCCGGGGGTTTTTTCTAATTTATAGGTTCGAATTTTATATTTTTGAACATTTTCGGCTTTGCCGATTTACAGGAAGAATGGGAGCACAAGATGTGCAGAGACAAAGGAAAAAGTTACCAAAATAAAGGTAATACGGGAGAATTCCGATGAAAGGCGCAGAACTAGTTGTATCCGCACTAAAGCAGCAAGGAATTGAGACCGTATTTGGCTACCCAGGCGGTGCCATCATGCCAATCTACGATGCACTTTATGACGGCGGAGTTGAGCACATCTTATGTCGCCATGAGCAAGGCGCGGCCATGGCTGCGATCGGTATGGCTCGTGCAACACAAGATGTGGCAGTATGTATGGCAACCTCAGGTCCAGGTGCTACTAACTTAGTAACAGGCCTAGCCGATGCCTTTATGGACTCTATTCCACTGGTCGCTATCACAGGTCAGGTAGCAAGTTCCCACATCGGTACCGATGCATTCCAAGAGATGGATGTGATTGGTATGTCTCTATCATGTACTAAACACAGCTACC
Encoded here:
- a CDS encoding serine/threonine protein kinase codes for the protein MTMQAFNFDNLTPDFMWYALESIGVRAESGLLALNSYENRVYQFTDEDRKRYVVKFYRPQRWNKAQIQEEHDFALELIDQEIPIAPPMRINGATLHEYQGYLFALFESVGGRQYEVDNLEQLEGVGRFLGRIHKASAAKTFQHRPTISLNEYLHQPRKILENSQFIPMHLESAFFNDIDLLIKELESQWPNNVENIRLHGDCHPGNILWRDGPMFVDLDDARNGPAVQDLWMLLNGERQDKLMQLDILLENYQEFCDFNSSQLKLIEPLRGLRMVHYMAWLAKRWDDPAFPLAFPWFNDPKYWEQQVLACKEQIATLQEPPLSLMPQW
- a CDS encoding thiol:disulfide interchange protein DsbA/DsbL → MKKLFAFFSLIMLSLSAHAAKFNEGEHYKVLDLKASKKPMVTEFFSFYCPHCNSFEPIIQQLKQQLPKDATLQKNHVSFMGGKMGLPMSKAYATMIALKVEDKMVPVMFNRIHNMRKPPRDEAELRQIFIDEGIDAKKFDAAYNGFAVDSMVRRFDKAFKDSGLSGVPAVIVNNRYLVEAQGINGLDEYFELVNFLLKK
- a CDS encoding DUF2860 domain-containing protein gives rise to the protein MKIKYTLLALSVAAAPAFAKLADEQGFSGEISINTGVTSSTSNFNTDADSKISSTNQKASSDSSFLVSPLGHIAYTFGETLNHQVYTGTARDDVATGTVVLELGYKYQLNSGMVIDASILPTIMSGETWADPYNTSSSRSKTDETGNAFRLKLESIAGSAFSLDMAYATKDVKSDLVEDALKRDADTFYIKGQYRQPISSTMMLVPSLIYQSSDAEGDAASFEQFGGEVSLFGGMGRHQYALTAGYNQRSYDASSMTFQKKRSDDNINLFAAYEYDQFMDWENWSFVSLAGYGTSDSNITFYDESQYIVSVGLNYKF
- a CDS encoding YifB family Mg chelatase-like AAA ATPase, coding for MGLAIIHSRASVGVEAPEVTVEVHISNGMPGFTLVGLPETTVKESKDRVRSAIINSRFEFPSKRITVNLAPADLPKEGGRFDLPIALGILVASDQLPTSKIAQHEFIGELALSGELRSVKGVLPATLAADSVERCLVVPHHNGDQAALVGKGAHKSAQTLLEVCADICGQAQLGLYRTEQHQVDVSELRDLQDIIGQQQGKRALEIAAAGNHNLLFLGPPGTGKTMLASRLRDLLPDMSDDEAMETASVASLTQQEINQYNWKQRPFRAPHHSSSMAALVGGGSVPRPGEISLAHNGLLFLDEMPEFERKVLDSLREPLESGEIIISRVAGKTRFPARFQLIGALNPSPTGYYEGNQARANPQIILRYLNRLSGPLLDRFDMSLEIPLLPKGTLAEGGDRGETTQVVKQRVKQARQTMLSRNHKSNALLGSREIEKYCPLRREDAEFLETALHRLGLSIRAYHRIIKVARTIADLDGHEQIEKKHLSEALGYRAMDRLLKQLTAQAV